The DNA window AGATCTGCCCGACCACGCGCGTGTAGCCGCGCAGCGCGTACGGCGTGAAGCCGTAGATGATCAGGTAGGCCAGCACCAGGGTCAGGATGCAGCTGACGGCGGCCAGCAGCCAGACGGCGAAGATGCCGGCCGACGCGCGCGGATAGAATTCGCGGCGCAGCGCCTCGGCGGGATCGGCTGCCGGGCCGGCCGATCCCGCCGGCGCGGCGGCCGCCGCCGCAAGGCGCCGCTGGGTGAATTCGACGCCCGCCGGCAGCGTGCTGCGCAGCGCCACGAACAGCGCGGCCGTCAGCGGGATCAGTTCCAGAACCAGGACGCGCACCACCATTTCCAGCGCATAGCCGGACAGGCCGTACGACGTGGCCGTGACGACGACGATGCGGATGATGACGAGGCTGATCAGCGCCGACAGCACGCAGAACCACAGCAGGTTCGGCGCCGTGCCGAGCACCAGGTGGCTGGCCAGAGCACGGTGGTTGTCGCGGTGATAGGTCGAGGGCGCGACGCCGCGTGCCAGGATCAGCGCGGCGAACTGCAGCAGGCGCCACCAGCTGGTGAGCCAGATCATCGTGGCGCGGTGCAGGCGCGCCAGCGACGGGAACAGTGATGCATGGGTGAACATATTGCGATCTTATCATCCAATAACGCCGGCTACGGTACAGGATGGCCGAACCGGGCAACGATTGCATCGGCCACGGCGCGCACCCGCGCGCTGCGATGCAGGTCGCCATGCATCACGAGATACATGTCGTACTGGTGCACCCGGTCGGAGAAGATGCGCACCAGCCGCGCATCCCGCTCCGCCATGTGCACCGGCAGTTCGGCGATACCGATGCCGGCGCGCGCCGCTTCCATCAGCATCAGCCCCGTGTTGGCTTCGAGCGCGATGCGGGCGCCGGCCACGGGCACGCCGGCCACGTGGGTGGCCTGGCGCGGCACCACCGATGCGTGATAGATGACGAGGTCGTGGCCGGCCAGGCCGTCCTCGATGCGCGGCGTGCCCCGTGCGCGCAGGTAGGCCTTGCTGGCATACAGGCCGGCCGTGCGCCGCGCCAGGTGGCGCGACACCAGGTCGGGGTCGGTGGGTTTCACCGTGCGCACGGCGAGGTCGGCCTCGCGCCGTGTCAGGTTCGACACGGCCGTGGTCACGTGCAGCACCACGCGAATGTCCGGATGTTCGGCGTGCAGCGCGCGGATCGCATCCATCACGAAGTGCTGCGCCATCGTGTCGGTGGTGGCCACCCGCACCGTGCCGGAGAGCCGGTTGTCGATGCCCTGCATTTCCCGCTCCAGCTGGTGGGCCGCCTGTTCCATCCGCTCGGCCGGGCGCGCCGCCATGTCGCCGGCCGGCGTGGGAACGTAGCCCGATGGCGTGCGCAGGAACAGCTTGGCGTTCAGTGCCGCCTCCATCGCGGCGAGGCGCCGCCCGGCCGTGGCCTGGTCGATGCCCAGTTGCGCCGCGGCGCCACGCAGCGTGCCGGCGCGGTAGATGCCCAGGAATATGCGGGCGTCGTCCCAGTCCATGTCTTCTCCGGTAATGCATTTTTGCATCAAGTCGCCGATGGTATGCGTGTTTACTGCATCGGGCAAGCGGCTTAACCTTTCGCCATCCAATGAGGAGCAAGATCGAGGAGTCACCATGCTGCTGTTCACCCTCGCCATCGGTTTCGTGATGGCGATGATCGACGTGACGGCCGTGAACACGGCCCTGTCCGCCATTTCCGCCGACCTCGGCGTACCGCTGGAAGGCCTGGTCTGGGTCGTGGACGGCTACACGCTGACGTTTGCCGCGTTGCTGCTGGCAGGCGGCGCGCTGGCCGACCGCCACGGGCCCCGGCGCATCTACCAGGCAGGCCTGGGCACCTTCGTGATCGGTTCCGTACTGTGCGCGCTGGCACCATCCGGCGCGGCCCTGATCGCGGCGCGCCTGCTGCAGGGTAGCGGCGCGGCACTGTTCATGCCCAGTTCCCTCGCGCTGCTGACGCATGCCGAGGAAGACGAGAAACGCCGTGCCAGGATGTTCGGCACGTGGGCGGCGATCGTCAGCGCCGCCGCCACCGTCGGGCCGCTGGCCGGCGGCCTGCTGGTGGAAGCGTTCGGTTGGCGCAGCATTTTCTGGCTGAACCTGCCGCTTGGGCTGCTCGGCATCGCGCTGGCGCAGGTGAAGGCGCCCGCGCCGCCACCCCGGAAGCGCGAGCTGCGCCTGGCCAGCCATGGGCTGGGTGCCGGCGCGCTGGCGGCGCTGGCGTTCGTGCTGATCGAAGGCCCGGTGCTGGGCTGGCTTTCCGTGCCGGTCATCAGCGCATCCATTGCCTCGGTCGC is part of the Pseudoduganella lutea genome and encodes:
- a CDS encoding LysR family transcriptional regulator, which codes for MDWDDARIFLGIYRAGTLRGAAAQLGIDQATAGRRLAAMEAALNAKLFLRTPSGYVPTPAGDMAARPAERMEQAAHQLEREMQGIDNRLSGTVRVATTDTMAQHFVMDAIRALHAEHPDIRVVLHVTTAVSNLTRREADLAVRTVKPTDPDLVSRHLARRTAGLYASKAYLRARGTPRIEDGLAGHDLVIYHASVVPRQATHVAGVPVAGARIALEANTGLMLMEAARAGIGIAELPVHMAERDARLVRIFSDRVHQYDMYLVMHGDLHRSARVRAVADAIVARFGHPVP
- a CDS encoding MlaE family ABC transporter permease produces the protein MFTHASLFPSLARLHRATMIWLTSWWRLLQFAALILARGVAPSTYHRDNHRALASHLVLGTAPNLLWFCVLSALISLVIIRIVVVTATSYGLSGYALEMVVRVLVLELIPLTAALFVALRSTLPAGVEFTQRRLAAAAAAPAGSAGPAADPAEALRREFYPRASAGIFAVWLLAAVSCILTLVLAYLIIYGFTPYALRGYTRVVGQIFNPAVALILMLKIFFFSLAVGIIPLASSYYDAAANPFAARLRSTHGLADMVRMFSVVLLIEAASLMGNYY
- a CDS encoding MFS transporter, yielding MLLFTLAIGFVMAMIDVTAVNTALSAISADLGVPLEGLVWVVDGYTLTFAALLLAGGALADRHGPRRIYQAGLGTFVIGSVLCALAPSGAALIAARLLQGSGAALFMPSSLALLTHAEEDEKRRARMFGTWAAIVSAAATVGPLAGGLLVEAFGWRSIFWLNLPLGLLGIALAQVKAPAPPPRKRELRLASHGLGAGALAALAFVLIEGPVLGWLSVPVISASIASVAMALLLAWDERATAQPILPRALYGIAPFRAAVMTGMLINFGTFAHMFVVSLWMQDVHGSGALGTGLAILPMTAGAGIGNVLSGRAVARHGTRMPLLLGMGSGAVAALLLAQASAGTPPWLLIVGGTLMFAAVGYAIPAMTATVMGTGGKGNASAAGAALNASRQVGALLGVAVAGSILHAVPAWGARLAIVYGTIAAAYALAWFAIHRHVQPAATGVAAAVMAD